One stretch of Saccharomonospora xinjiangensis XJ-54 DNA includes these proteins:
- a CDS encoding MFS transporter, protein MASPVDAVSEGAGKDRPTAPSGFRRVLTGSMAGAILEWYDFAIYGVLAATVLGPLFFPGEDGITKLLLALATQGLGFVARPLGGIVFGHLGDRFGRKPMLVVTFLLLGTATAAIGVLPTYHDVGITATVLLVALRLVQGFALGGEFGGAVLLVSEYGEPKRRGFWAAWPQAGAPAGTVLATAMITVLALTTSDAAFESWGWRVAFLFALPLLIIGFWIRKGVEESPVFREAQSHIAPQTQEKKKSSILLALSRPRQVLHGLGMRLGENIAFYIYTTFVIAYATSFFGFARGDVVLAVTFASVFQFVGMIGGGAWSDRVGRKTAMLVPTAVLIAWAPIFFWLVHFESVPLLWIGVCVGAFFHGMLAGPEAAWITELFPTRYRYAGASLVFQGSSIIAGAPAPFIAVWLIENFGVGMVIGYLAVTMAITFVAVATSKETKGVDLNAVK, encoded by the coding sequence CCGGCTTCCGGCGGGTGCTCACCGGCAGCATGGCAGGCGCCATCCTGGAGTGGTACGACTTCGCGATCTACGGCGTGCTCGCCGCCACCGTGCTCGGCCCGCTGTTCTTCCCCGGTGAGGACGGCATCACCAAGTTGCTGCTCGCACTCGCCACACAGGGCCTCGGGTTCGTGGCGAGGCCGTTGGGCGGCATCGTGTTCGGCCACCTCGGCGACCGCTTCGGCCGCAAGCCCATGCTGGTCGTGACCTTCCTGCTGCTGGGAACGGCCACCGCCGCCATCGGTGTCCTCCCGACCTACCACGACGTCGGCATCACCGCGACGGTCCTGCTCGTGGCACTGCGACTGGTGCAGGGCTTCGCTCTCGGCGGCGAGTTCGGCGGCGCGGTGCTCCTCGTGAGCGAGTACGGCGAACCGAAGCGGCGCGGGTTCTGGGCCGCATGGCCACAGGCCGGAGCTCCGGCAGGCACGGTGCTGGCCACCGCGATGATCACCGTGCTGGCTCTGACCACAAGCGACGCGGCGTTCGAGTCGTGGGGCTGGCGAGTGGCGTTCCTGTTCGCGCTCCCGCTGCTGATCATCGGCTTCTGGATCCGCAAGGGTGTGGAGGAGTCTCCGGTGTTCCGCGAGGCTCAGTCGCACATCGCGCCGCAGACGCAGGAGAAGAAGAAGTCGAGCATCCTGCTCGCGCTGTCCCGCCCACGGCAGGTGCTGCATGGCCTGGGCATGCGATTGGGCGAGAACATCGCGTTCTACATCTACACGACGTTCGTCATCGCCTACGCGACCTCCTTCTTCGGGTTCGCCCGAGGGGACGTCGTACTCGCCGTCACCTTCGCATCGGTGTTCCAGTTCGTCGGCATGATCGGCGGAGGTGCGTGGTCCGACCGCGTCGGGCGTAAGACGGCGATGCTCGTGCCGACGGCCGTGCTGATCGCGTGGGCACCGATCTTCTTCTGGCTCGTGCACTTCGAAAGCGTCCCGTTGCTGTGGATCGGCGTGTGCGTCGGTGCGTTCTTCCACGGCATGCTCGCCGGTCCGGAAGCCGCGTGGATCACCGAACTCTTCCCGACGCGTTACCGCTACGCGGGTGCCTCGCTGGTGTTCCAGGGCTCGTCGATCATCGCGGGCGCTCCCGCGCCGTTCATCGCCGTGTGGCTCATCGAGAACTTCGGTGTCGGCATGGTGATCGGCTACCTCGCGGTGACGATGGCGATCACGTTCGTGGCCGTGGCCACGAGCAAGGAGACGAAGGGCGTCGATCTGAACGCGGTGAAGTAG
- a CDS encoding MarR family winged helix-turn-helix transcriptional regulator, producing the protein MTDDDRDREAGEQPQSAHDLDFWSFVELANQRLAGEYGFRHQLATEVLLTLNRASNIVTYDLEAAVHRPHGLSWSAFRLLFVTWLAGPLEPKRAAVLTGMSRAAVSNLAKTLVADGLLDRSPDARDGRSVRLSLTEQGHKEIVEVFRAHNEREHEWTSVLTGTEQRILIMLLNKLITNRHQFDVRGRN; encoded by the coding sequence ATGACCGACGACGACCGGGACCGCGAAGCCGGCGAGCAGCCGCAGTCCGCGCACGACCTCGATTTCTGGTCGTTCGTCGAACTCGCCAACCAGCGCCTCGCGGGCGAGTACGGCTTCCGCCATCAACTGGCCACCGAGGTGCTGCTGACGCTCAACCGCGCGTCCAACATCGTCACCTACGATCTCGAGGCCGCGGTGCACCGCCCGCACGGCCTGTCGTGGTCGGCGTTCCGGCTGTTGTTCGTGACGTGGCTGGCGGGGCCGCTCGAACCGAAGAGGGCGGCCGTGCTGACGGGCATGAGCAGGGCGGCCGTGTCGAACCTGGCGAAGACGCTGGTGGCCGACGGGCTGCTCGACCGGAGCCCCGACGCGCGGGACGGCCGCTCCGTGCGGCTGTCGCTGACGGAGCAGGGGCACAAGGAGATCGTGGAGGTCTTCCGCGCGCACAACGAGCGCGAGCACGAGTGGACGAGTGTGCTGACCGGAACCGAGCAGCGCATCCTGATCATGCTGCTCAACAAGCTGATCACGAACCGGCATCAGTTCGACGTCAGGGGCCGCAACTGA
- a CDS encoding Nif3-like dinuclear metal center hexameric protein, which translates to MASTVSDVIAALDAAYPRDLAESWDAVGLVCGDPADGVERVLVCVDPVTATVDEALEWGAQLVVAHHPLLLRGVHGVGTDTAKGRLVHRLVRAHAALFCAHTNADSAVPGVSDALAERIGVRVLRPLAPHAEGPGLTGIGRIGELPEAVPFAEFVRRVGAALPATRPGVLGAGDPDRLVRTVAVSGGAGDSYLAEATAAGVDVYVTADLRHHPAGEHLERGGPALVGLTHWASEWPWCEQAAEVIRQVGDIEVRVSTRCTDPWTLRAGQP; encoded by the coding sequence ATGGCTTCGACAGTGTCCGATGTGATCGCCGCTCTCGACGCGGCCTACCCGCGTGACCTCGCCGAGTCGTGGGACGCCGTTGGCCTGGTGTGCGGAGACCCCGCCGACGGGGTCGAGCGGGTGCTGGTGTGCGTCGATCCGGTGACGGCCACGGTGGACGAGGCACTGGAGTGGGGTGCCCAGCTCGTGGTGGCACACCATCCGCTGTTGCTGCGCGGCGTCCACGGCGTGGGCACCGACACGGCCAAGGGCAGGCTCGTGCATCGCCTCGTGCGGGCACACGCTGCCCTGTTCTGCGCCCACACCAACGCCGATTCCGCGGTGCCGGGAGTCTCGGACGCGCTCGCCGAGCGCATCGGGGTGCGGGTGCTCCGGCCACTCGCGCCGCACGCCGAGGGACCGGGTTTGACGGGTATCGGGAGGATCGGGGAATTGCCCGAGGCGGTGCCGTTCGCGGAGTTCGTGCGTCGCGTCGGCGCGGCGCTGCCCGCGACGCGGCCGGGCGTGCTCGGCGCGGGAGATCCGGATCGGCTCGTGCGGACGGTGGCGGTGTCCGGCGGTGCGGGGGACAGCTATCTCGCCGAGGCCACGGCGGCGGGCGTGGACGTCTACGTCACGGCCGACCTGCGTCACCACCCCGCCGGTGAACATCTCGAACGGGGTGGTCCCGCCCTCGTCGGCCTCACCCACTGGGCCAGCGAGTGGCCGTGGTGCGAGCAGGCCGCTGAGGTGATCAGGCAGGTCGGCGACATCGAGGTGCGGGTGTCAACGCGGTGTACCGACCCGTGGACCCTCCGCGCCGGGCAGCCGTGA
- a CDS encoding GTP-binding protein, which produces MFGTRSTRTPLRSTVKDGTKIVIVGGFGAGKTTLVRSVSEIRPLSTEETMTEAGRGVDSTAGVAGKLRTTVAFDFGRVSLTDELVLYLFGAPGQRRFWFLWDRLFAGTLGAVVLVDTRRIEDSWYAIDRLEQFGMPFVVARNNFPGTAHGLDELREALSVGDTVPVVDCDARERDSAKQVLITLVHHLYTMSRARGARC; this is translated from the coding sequence GTGTTCGGCACGCGCTCCACCCGCACACCTCTGCGCAGCACGGTGAAGGACGGCACGAAGATCGTCATCGTCGGCGGTTTCGGTGCGGGGAAGACCACTCTGGTGCGCTCGGTCAGCGAGATAAGGCCGCTGTCCACAGAGGAGACTATGACCGAGGCAGGTAGGGGCGTTGACAGCACCGCGGGGGTGGCGGGGAAGCTGCGCACGACGGTGGCGTTCGACTTCGGCCGGGTCTCGCTGACCGACGAGCTGGTGCTGTACCTGTTCGGCGCGCCGGGGCAGCGGCGGTTCTGGTTCCTGTGGGATCGCCTCTTCGCGGGAACGCTGGGTGCCGTCGTGCTGGTGGACACGAGGCGGATCGAGGACTCCTGGTACGCCATCGACCGGCTTGAGCAGTTCGGCATGCCGTTCGTCGTGGCCCGCAACAACTTCCCCGGCACAGCACACGGTCTCGACGAGCTGCGCGAGGCACTGTCCGTCGGTGACACGGTGCCGGTGGTTGACTGCGACGCGCGTGAGCGCGATTCGGCCAAGCAGGTGCTGATCACGCTTGTTCACCACCTCTACACGATGTCGAGGGCACGCGGAGCACGGTGCTGA
- a CDS encoding DUF742 domain-containing protein translates to MTTGIDTAHDRPDRLYTITSGRSRGEAAGMDLVTLVVSEREPEPGMQSEYTRILSLCADPTAVVEVAAELGLPVSVVKILVADLVATGAVTVRHPSAPRAADQLPDPAFLEKVLVGLRNL, encoded by the coding sequence ATGACCACCGGCATCGACACCGCCCACGACCGGCCCGACCGGCTCTACACGATCACCAGCGGGCGGAGCAGGGGAGAGGCGGCCGGCATGGACCTCGTCACGCTGGTCGTGAGCGAGCGCGAGCCGGAGCCCGGCATGCAGTCCGAGTACACCCGCATCCTGTCGCTGTGTGCCGATCCCACGGCCGTGGTCGAGGTGGCGGCCGAGCTGGGCCTGCCCGTCAGCGTCGTCAAGATCCTCGTCGCCGACCTCGTGGCAACGGGCGCGGTCACGGTCCGCCACCCCTCCGCGCCGCGTGCCGCCGATCAGCTTCCCGATCCCGCGTTCCTGGAGAAGGTCCTTGTCGGACTTCGCAACCTCTGA
- a CDS encoding roadblock/LC7 domain-containing protein, translating to MSTTDQSLEWFLQSLLEQTPGARHALVLSRDGLKLCHTRNLGIDKADQLAAIAAGVQALAQSASAEFGDGSGGVRQSMTEFHGGLLFVVEAGEGAHLAVVARENADVGLVGHKMNELVEQIGAFLTAPPRHRRRSGQPA from the coding sequence ATGAGCACCACAGATCAGAGTCTCGAATGGTTCCTGCAGAGCCTGCTGGAGCAGACCCCGGGAGCACGCCACGCACTGGTGCTCTCGCGCGATGGGTTGAAGCTCTGCCACACACGCAATCTCGGGATCGACAAGGCTGACCAGCTCGCCGCGATCGCGGCCGGGGTGCAGGCGCTGGCGCAGAGTGCTTCCGCCGAGTTCGGCGACGGCTCGGGAGGTGTGCGGCAGTCCATGACCGAGTTCCACGGCGGTCTGCTCTTCGTGGTGGAGGCAGGGGAGGGCGCCCACCTCGCTGTGGTGGCGAGGGAGAACGCGGACGTCGGGCTCGTGGGGCACAAGATGAACGAGCTGGTGGAGCAGATCGGGGCGTTCCTCACCGCTCCGCCCCGGCACCGCAGGCGCAGCGGTCAGCCGGCATGA
- a CDS encoding ATP-binding protein produces MLALAASVVITGCLWVWACAETPSSQRLPILLVGGVALALLCAATFVAAVHCAELQDVQQRAEKRETELTLLADETLPLAARRLREGASIDTVKAELSNHSNEFYERIVHVFTKELDVSERQREAAMAACANAAGRVQAIAIGMLADLREMEYRHDEDVLGDLLKLDHCTSQAGRLADSIAVLTGARTGRRWTRPIIMESILRGAMGRISAYQRVRLHSACTAAVVGYAAEDVMHVLAELMDNATKFSKPSEDVHVYVEQLSSGVVVIVEDAGIGMKPHALERAELAVSTTEPLDLAALSGTRLGLAVVGRLARKHQLRVRFRRSPRGGVSVVLRIPATLITKPCPEDEPTVRRRPVADAQSASQAARLPKRRRGQTLVTSPPPRARQRVEVKPRADAGARFSAFRSAVRPNTPPTTAD; encoded by the coding sequence TTGCTCGCGCTGGCCGCATCGGTCGTCATCACGGGCTGTCTCTGGGTGTGGGCCTGCGCCGAAACGCCCTCGTCACAACGGCTTCCGATCCTCCTCGTGGGTGGTGTCGCGCTGGCGTTGCTGTGCGCGGCGACGTTCGTGGCGGCCGTGCACTGCGCGGAACTACAGGATGTGCAGCAGCGCGCCGAAAAGCGGGAAACCGAACTCACCCTACTGGCTGACGAAACCCTTCCACTCGCCGCACGCCGATTACGAGAAGGCGCGTCGATCGACACCGTAAAGGCTGAATTGTCGAATCATTCGAATGAATTCTACGAGCGTATCGTGCACGTCTTCACGAAAGAGCTGGACGTGAGCGAGCGGCAGCGGGAAGCTGCCATGGCCGCGTGCGCCAATGCGGCGGGCCGGGTGCAGGCCATCGCCATCGGCATGCTGGCCGATCTCCGCGAGATGGAGTACCGGCACGACGAGGACGTGCTGGGCGACCTGCTCAAACTCGATCACTGCACGTCCCAGGCAGGCAGGCTGGCCGACAGTATCGCGGTGCTCACCGGTGCCAGGACGGGACGGCGGTGGACGAGGCCGATCATCATGGAGAGCATCCTGCGCGGTGCTATGGGAAGGATCAGCGCCTACCAGCGAGTCCGGCTGCATTCCGCCTGCACGGCCGCCGTCGTCGGCTACGCGGCTGAGGATGTGATGCACGTGCTGGCCGAGCTGATGGACAACGCCACGAAGTTCTCCAAGCCGTCTGAGGACGTGCACGTGTACGTCGAACAGCTCTCGTCGGGCGTTGTCGTGATCGTGGAGGACGCCGGGATCGGCATGAAGCCGCACGCCCTCGAACGCGCCGAGTTGGCCGTGTCCACCACGGAGCCCCTCGATCTCGCCGCGCTCTCGGGAACCCGGCTCGGCCTCGCGGTCGTCGGGCGGCTCGCGCGCAAGCACCAGTTGCGGGTCCGGTTCCGCCGGTCTCCGCGCGGCGGGGTCAGCGTGGTGCTGCGCATCCCGGCGACCCTGATCACAAAGCCGTGCCCCGAGGACGAGCCGACGGTGCGTCGCCGTCCCGTCGCCGACGCCCAGTCGGCATCCCAGGCGGCCCGCCTGCCCAAGCGCCGCCGTGGGCAGACGCTCGTCACGTCGCCGCCTCCGAGGGCGAGGCAGCGGGTGGAGGTCAAGCCGCGTGCCGATGCGGGCGCCCGGTTCAGTGCCTTCCGCAGCGCCGTGCGACCGAACACCCCACCGACCACAGCCGACTGA
- a CDS encoding low molecular weight protein-tyrosine-phosphatase: MADRTRHSRQGANSPTSIVFVCTGNICRSPMAEIVFRHRLTEHGLSETVIVRSAGIGDWHVGEPADPRARAILRAGGYPVRHVAAQIGPGHLTADLLLAADQGHLNHLRPLVGDPARLRLLRSFDPTAPDGAEVPDPYYGGDDGFAEVLAMIERAVDGLLGWVRDR; this comes from the coding sequence ATGGCCGACCGCACCCGCCACTCCCGCCAAGGAGCGAACTCGCCGACCAGCATCGTCTTCGTGTGCACCGGCAACATCTGCCGCTCACCGATGGCCGAGATCGTGTTCCGCCACCGCCTCACCGAGCACGGGCTCTCCGAGACTGTGATCGTCCGCAGCGCAGGCATCGGCGACTGGCACGTCGGTGAACCGGCCGATCCCCGGGCCAGGGCCATCCTGAGGGCTGGCGGCTACCCCGTGCGGCATGTCGCTGCCCAGATCGGTCCCGGCCACCTGACCGCCGACCTGCTGCTCGCCGCCGACCAGGGACACCTGAACCACCTGCGGCCCCTCGTCGGCGACCCGGCCAGGCTGCGCCTGCTGCGCAGCTTCGATCCCACCGCGCCCGACGGCGCCGAGGTACCCGACCCGTACTACGGGGGCGACGACGGCTTCGCCGAGGTCCTCGCCATGATCGAGAGGGCGGTGGACGGGCTGCTCGGCTGGGTGCGTGACCGGTGA
- a CDS encoding fructosamine kinase family protein, whose amino-acid sequence MSDHEVLRAAQRHTGVRAAHERPLSGEATVVTLRDGREVVVKHGPGPGAAVAEASGLRWLAEHGDVPIPEVHGADDDWLVIDYIPRGRPTVEAAETFGRGLAALHLRQAPAFGSAPPGGRTDAWIGHARMRNEPHDDWPSFYARCRVEPYVRQAVDRGLFSAGEAAVFDEVCGRLPALAGAGEPPSRLHGDAWSGNVHWGADDRVWLLDPAAHGGHRETDLAMLRLFGTPLLDHVLGAYREAAEDLGRPLAPCDEQRVPLHQLFPLLVHTVLFGGGYASKARSAAHAALRAPG is encoded by the coding sequence GTGAGCGACCACGAGGTCCTGCGGGCCGCGCAGCGGCACACCGGGGTGCGGGCCGCTCACGAGCGGCCGCTCTCAGGAGAGGCCACCGTGGTCACCCTGCGGGACGGCCGCGAGGTCGTCGTCAAGCACGGGCCGGGCCCCGGCGCTGCTGTGGCGGAGGCCTCGGGACTGCGGTGGCTGGCAGAGCACGGTGATGTGCCGATCCCCGAGGTCCACGGCGCCGACGACGACTGGCTGGTGATCGACTACATTCCGCGGGGACGGCCCACCGTGGAGGCTGCGGAGACATTCGGGCGCGGGCTGGCGGCCCTGCACCTGCGGCAGGCCCCCGCATTCGGCTCCGCCCCGCCCGGGGGCCGCACCGACGCCTGGATCGGGCACGCCCGCATGCGCAACGAACCACACGACGACTGGCCCTCCTTCTACGCCCGCTGCCGGGTGGAGCCGTACGTGCGCCAGGCAGTGGATCGTGGGCTGTTCTCAGCCGGTGAGGCCGCCGTGTTCGATGAGGTGTGCGGCAGGCTTCCCGCACTGGCCGGAGCGGGCGAACCGCCGTCCCGGCTGCACGGCGACGCCTGGAGCGGCAATGTCCACTGGGGTGCGGACGACCGCGTGTGGCTGCTCGATCCCGCCGCGCACGGTGGACATCGGGAGACCGACCTCGCCATGCTCCGCCTCTTCGGGACGCCGCTGCTCGACCACGTGCTCGGCGCGTACCGGGAGGCCGCCGAGGACCTCGGCCGTCCCCTCGCCCCCTGCGACGAACAGAGGGTGCCCCTGCACCAGCTCTTCCCGCTCCTCGTGCACACCGTCCTGTTCGGCGGCGGTTACGCGAGCAAGGCGCGCAGCGCCGCCCACGCGGCGTTGCGGGCACCCGGTTAG
- a CDS encoding SURF1 family cytochrome oxidase biogenesis protein: MRWKLLLQPGWLALTLVVFGFAVTCYTVLAPWQFDRHAERQAQNDAVSTSFGQQPRPLDEVLPEGQRPGRGTEWRRVLVEGTYLPEHEVIARLRTVQGEPAFEVLTPLLTSSGRVVLVDRGYVRPVDGDVPPFAAPPGGTVVVEARIRGDEIDPQGRAAFADASTQGRLHAYAVNSRTVADATGLDISAGYVQLTEGQPGVLGALPLPVLEAGPYFSYALQWIAFGTMVILGWGYFTVRELKPGGALSGDGQGGARRKSVAELLAEDENGTSDKDDERDPESTVGTGGHSGTDVSRR, encoded by the coding sequence GTGCGCTGGAAATTGCTGCTCCAGCCGGGTTGGCTGGCGCTCACGCTCGTCGTGTTCGGGTTCGCCGTGACCTGCTACACGGTGCTCGCGCCGTGGCAGTTCGACCGTCACGCCGAGCGCCAGGCGCAGAACGACGCCGTCTCGACGTCGTTCGGGCAACAGCCACGCCCGCTGGACGAGGTACTGCCGGAAGGGCAGCGGCCGGGGCGGGGAACCGAGTGGCGCAGGGTGCTGGTCGAGGGCACCTACCTGCCCGAGCACGAGGTCATCGCCAGGCTGAGGACCGTGCAGGGCGAACCGGCTTTCGAGGTGCTGACGCCACTGCTGACGTCCTCGGGAAGGGTGGTTCTGGTCGATCGGGGCTACGTTCGGCCCGTGGACGGTGATGTGCCGCCGTTTGCCGCGCCACCCGGCGGCACGGTCGTCGTCGAGGCCAGGATTCGCGGCGACGAGATCGACCCGCAGGGCCGGGCCGCGTTCGCCGACGCCTCCACCCAGGGCAGGCTGCACGCCTACGCCGTCAATTCCCGCACCGTCGCCGACGCGACCGGCCTCGACATCTCGGCGGGCTACGTGCAGCTCACCGAGGGGCAGCCGGGAGTTCTCGGTGCACTGCCGCTGCCCGTGCTCGAAGCGGGCCCCTACTTCTCCTACGCGCTCCAGTGGATCGCGTTCGGCACGATGGTGATCCTCGGGTGGGGCTACTTCACCGTCAGGGAGCTGAAGCCAGGAGGGGCGCTGTCCGGGGACGGCCAGGGTGGCGCTCGTCGCAAGTCGGTGGCCGAACTGCTGGCCGAGGACGAGAACGGAACCAGTGACAAGGACGACGAGCGGGATCCGGAGAGCACTGTCGGCACCGGTGGACACTCCGGCACCGACGTCTCGCGGCGCTAA
- a CDS encoding cobalamin biosynthesis protein CobD/CbiB — translation MSAARAVGLLLGVMADAMVGESVRGRADATIEKVARGVRGRLPSDGQLAGAVHVGVVAGAAVLAGTALERVARGRPLLSAVTTAAGTWAVLGGARLATDGTALARQLETGDGNATRQTLALWDSRRSQDLDTVGLARASVEAVAHNTSHTVVAPLLWGALAGMPGLLASRAAGVVGRVATEGGGSRRFGLPAACLDTAMNLLPTRVTAALTVAGAPVVGGSAGGAWRALRRDTVLHPDPNSGRVVAAYAGALEIRLGGRTVYPDGVRELPVLGEGRNPDAGHVTRAVELSRVVGWLAGATSAAAALLPAVRRGRRG, via the coding sequence GTGAGCGCGGCGCGGGCTGTGGGACTGCTGCTGGGCGTCATGGCCGACGCGATGGTCGGCGAGTCGGTGCGAGGGCGGGCTGACGCCACGATCGAGAAGGTCGCACGGGGAGTGCGTGGACGGCTGCCGTCGGACGGTCAGCTCGCCGGTGCGGTGCACGTCGGCGTGGTGGCAGGCGCGGCTGTGCTGGCGGGAACCGCCCTCGAACGCGTTGCCCGAGGCCGCCCGTTGCTGAGCGCTGTCACCACCGCCGCGGGCACCTGGGCGGTGCTCGGGGGAGCCCGCCTCGCCACCGACGGCACGGCGCTGGCCCGGCAGTTGGAGACGGGCGACGGCAACGCCACCCGCCAGACCCTGGCGCTCTGGGATTCACGCCGCTCGCAGGATCTCGACACGGTGGGGCTGGCGCGGGCCTCGGTGGAGGCCGTCGCGCACAACACGTCCCACACGGTGGTCGCGCCCCTGCTGTGGGGCGCGCTCGCGGGGATGCCCGGTCTGCTCGCGTCGCGCGCTGCAGGCGTGGTCGGCAGGGTGGCCACCGAAGGCGGGGGAAGTCGGCGGTTCGGACTTCCCGCCGCATGCCTCGACACGGCGATGAATCTGCTGCCCACCCGCGTGACGGCCGCGTTGACCGTGGCAGGAGCCCCGGTCGTCGGCGGGTCGGCCGGTGGCGCGTGGCGGGCCTTGCGGAGGGACACGGTGCTGCACCCCGACCCGAACTCGGGCCGGGTCGTCGCCGCCTACGCAGGCGCGCTGGAGATCCGGCTCGGCGGGCGCACGGTGTACCCGGACGGGGTCCGGGAGCTGCCCGTGCTCGGCGAGGGGCGCAATCCCGACGCGGGCCACGTCACCAGGGCGGTCGAGCTGTCCCGCGTGGTGGGCTGGCTCGCCGGTGCCACCTCGGCCGCCGCCGCCCTGCTGCCGGCCGTGCGTCGCGGGCGCCGGGGCTGA
- the nudC gene encoding NAD(+) diphosphatase translates to MTPAHSGASANDAVPFRLSSPPALSRSTADRQEALRTDPERMRAGWSSARVVRVDSHGRSPVPHELITSADPRDVPLSTTPAPDVAPELPDGAVFLGQWQETDYWAVLADPGADAGSLPLDLGWGLPTEVPVARGEVWVDLRTHGMVLGDTAAGLLTTAVALRNWHRRARHCALCGGPTGLRQYGWASVCEECGREEYPRTDPAVICLVHDDIGVNGENVLLARSPVWPAKRYSVLAGFVEAGESLELCVEREIREEVGVAVRDIRYLGSQPWPFPRSIMIGFAARADVAARVTPAEGEIEDAMWVSRERVRAALTRNDPDLRLAGGTSIAHVMLRAWAEAGN, encoded by the coding sequence ATGACCCCTGCGCACTCCGGCGCCTCGGCGAACGACGCCGTTCCGTTCCGGCTGTCGTCGCCACCCGCGTTGTCACGATCGACAGCCGACCGGCAGGAGGCGCTGCGCACCGACCCGGAACGGATGCGGGCAGGCTGGTCGTCGGCGCGGGTCGTGAGGGTGGACAGCCACGGCCGCTCCCCGGTGCCCCACGAGCTGATCACGAGTGCCGACCCGCGCGATGTGCCGCTGTCCACGACACCGGCGCCCGACGTCGCACCGGAGTTGCCCGACGGGGCCGTCTTCCTCGGGCAGTGGCAGGAGACCGACTACTGGGCCGTGCTCGCGGACCCTGGTGCCGATGCCGGCAGCCTTCCGCTCGACCTGGGCTGGGGTCTGCCGACAGAGGTTCCCGTCGCACGTGGCGAGGTGTGGGTGGACCTGCGGACACACGGCATGGTGCTCGGCGACACGGCCGCGGGGCTGCTCACCACGGCGGTGGCGCTGCGTAACTGGCATCGCCGTGCCCGGCACTGCGCCCTCTGCGGTGGGCCGACCGGCCTTCGGCAGTACGGCTGGGCCAGCGTGTGCGAGGAATGCGGGCGCGAGGAGTACCCGAGGACGGACCCCGCCGTGATCTGCCTCGTGCATGACGACATCGGTGTCAACGGCGAGAACGTGCTGCTGGCCCGGAGTCCGGTGTGGCCCGCGAAGCGTTACTCGGTGCTCGCTGGTTTCGTCGAGGCAGGCGAGTCGCTGGAGCTGTGCGTCGAGCGGGAGATCAGGGAGGAGGTCGGGGTGGCGGTCCGTGACATCCGCTATCTCGGAAGCCAGCCGTGGCCGTTCCCTCGCTCGATCATGATCGGGTTCGCTGCTCGTGCCGATGTCGCGGCTCGGGTGACCCCGGCCGAGGGTGAGATCGAGGACGCCATGTGGGTGTCTCGCGAACGGGTGCGTGCCGCTCTCACCCGGAACGACCCCGATCTCAGGCTCGCTGGGGGGACTTCTATCGCACACGTCATGTTGCGCGCGTGGGCGGAGGCAGGGAACTGA